From the Streptomyces sp. NBC_00376 genome, one window contains:
- a CDS encoding peptidoglycan recognition protein family protein, translated as MASPLSASAVLKALRAEGVRVVEVGNWRTHNRNSKGPWGPVNGSIVHHTVTKGTAATVRMVRDGYADLPGPLCHGMIAKDGRVHMVGWGRANHAGGGDPKVLEQVIAESYGTRPTPPTRGNSDGVDGNARFYGWECENLGDGKDPWPKTQYDAIVRVQAALCRAHKWSAKSVIGHLEWSNDKVDPRGFTMPKLRADVSERLKHPASWNPGSDQEEDPMAGITKRDIFDAVWKTDAIGGPADAADHSTNPTWQPQSILKDMQARIRSMDKRLAAQTAAITALAGQVGTGADTRTVVAAVEAAIERAVIETDTETGDA; from the coding sequence ATGGCTAGTCCTCTGTCCGCCTCCGCTGTGCTCAAGGCGTTGCGCGCCGAGGGCGTGCGCGTGGTCGAGGTCGGCAACTGGCGTACCCACAACCGCAATTCGAAGGGTCCATGGGGCCCGGTCAACGGCAGCATCGTGCACCACACCGTGACCAAGGGCACCGCGGCGACGGTCCGGATGGTCCGCGACGGCTACGCGGACCTGCCCGGCCCGCTGTGCCACGGGATGATCGCGAAGGACGGCCGGGTGCACATGGTCGGCTGGGGCCGCGCGAATCACGCCGGTGGCGGCGACCCCAAGGTGCTGGAGCAGGTCATAGCGGAGTCGTACGGCACCCGGCCGACTCCGCCGACCCGCGGCAACAGCGACGGGGTCGACGGCAACGCGCGGTTCTACGGGTGGGAGTGCGAGAACCTCGGCGACGGCAAGGACCCCTGGCCCAAGACCCAGTACGACGCGATCGTCCGCGTCCAGGCCGCCCTGTGCCGGGCGCACAAATGGTCGGCGAAGTCCGTGATAGGCCACCTGGAATGGTCGAACGACAAGGTCGACCCCCGCGGCTTCACCATGCCCAAGCTCCGCGCCGATGTTTCCGAGCGGCTCAAGCACCCCGCGAGCTGGAACCCCGGCTCGGACCAGGAGGAGGACCCCATGGCAGGCATCACCAAGCGCGACATCTTCGACGCCGTGTGGAAGACCGACGCGATCGGCGGCCCGGCGGACGCGGCGGACCACTCGACGAACCCGACATGGCAGCCGCAGTCCATCCTGAAGGACATGCAGGCCCGCATCCGGTCCATGGACAAGCGGCTGGCCGCCCAGACCGCCGCGATCACCGCGCTCGCCGGTCAGGTCGGCACGGGCGCCGACACACGGACCGTCGTCGCCGCGGTCGAGGCCGCGATCGAACGGGCCGTCATCGAAACCGACACCGAAACCGGCGACGCCTAG
- a CDS encoding SGNH/GDSL hydrolase family protein codes for MPSGEYLRYVALGDSQTEGLGDGDDTVGLRGFADRLAEHLAAVDPGLRYANLAVRGRVAEQVRAEQLGPALALRPDLATVVSGVNDLLRPRFDASAVAGHMEEMFAALTAAGAHVVTLTFPDVGKIVPLARPIRSRVFDLNTRIRAAAARHGVAVAETGRAAVATDPRLWSVDRLHASPLGHERIAAAVAEAIHLPGSDDAWTLPLLPRRVLTGGQAAAAELRWAAAFLGPWLGRRLRGRSSGAGRTAKRPQLLPVSAPPGSTTGSRPAGA; via the coding sequence ATGCCGAGCGGTGAGTACCTGCGCTACGTCGCCCTGGGCGACAGCCAGACCGAAGGGCTCGGCGACGGTGACGACACCGTCGGGCTGAGGGGCTTCGCCGACCGGCTCGCCGAGCACCTGGCGGCCGTCGACCCGGGCCTTCGGTACGCCAACCTTGCCGTACGCGGCCGTGTCGCCGAACAGGTCCGCGCCGAACAGCTGGGGCCCGCCCTGGCTCTGCGCCCCGACCTGGCCACCGTTGTCTCCGGGGTCAACGATCTGCTCAGGCCCCGGTTCGACGCCTCGGCGGTGGCCGGGCACATGGAGGAGATGTTCGCCGCGCTCACCGCGGCCGGGGCCCATGTGGTGACGCTGACCTTCCCCGACGTGGGGAAGATCGTGCCCCTCGCCCGGCCGATCAGGTCACGCGTGTTCGACCTCAACACCCGCATCCGTGCCGCGGCCGCCCGGCACGGGGTCGCGGTCGCCGAAACCGGCCGGGCGGCCGTCGCCACCGATCCCCGGCTGTGGAGCGTGGACCGGCTCCACGCCAGTCCCCTGGGCCACGAGCGGATCGCCGCAGCCGTCGCCGAGGCGATCCACCTGCCCGGCAGCGACGACGCCTGGACTCTCCCCCTGCTGCCGCGGAGGGTCCTCACGGGCGGTCAGGCCGCGGCGGCCGAACTGCGCTGGGCGGCCGCGTTCCTCGGCCCCTGGCTCGGACGCCGCCTTCGCGGCCGGTCCTCCGGCGCAGGCCGCACCGCGAAGCGTCCCCAGCTGCTGCCCGTGAGCGCCCCGCCCGGCTCCACGACGGGAAGCCGACCGGCGGGAGCCTAG
- a CDS encoding DUF4287 domain-containing protein — MTAPVNGPASYFPSIEKKYGRPIEDWKNLIRTSPLTKHMELVAWLKTEHGLGHGHANALVAHTLAEAKSGAE, encoded by the coding sequence ATGACCGCCCCGGTGAACGGCCCCGCCAGCTACTTCCCCTCGATCGAGAAGAAGTACGGCCGCCCGATCGAGGATTGGAAGAACCTCATCCGCACATCGCCTCTGACCAAGCACATGGAGCTCGTCGCCTGGCTCAAGACCGAGCACGGCCTGGGCCACGGCCATGCCAACGCCCTCGTCGCACACACCCTGGCCGAGGCGAAGTCCGGCGCCGAGTGA
- a CDS encoding alpha/beta fold hydrolase: MNWSERTVVREDVRISCRDWGGTGHPLVLLHGLAGHAGEWDVLARALSPRYRVIAVDQRGHGASERHPSDVSRAAYVADAVAVIDQLALRQPVLMGQSLGGHTAMLTAAAHPGLIRALVLVEAGPGGAGPKVPAEIGRWLDTWPTPFPTRQAAVRFLGGGPVGEGWASGLEERDGGWWPRFDRDVMVGSLAENVRRSYWDEWAGVACPTLTVLGQSGIITPQEADGMFRQRPHTVAVSIPGTGHDVHLEQPDVLRQVLQGFLSEVLAAAPPQSARAERA; encoded by the coding sequence ATGAACTGGTCCGAACGCACCGTCGTACGCGAGGATGTCCGCATCTCCTGCCGCGACTGGGGCGGGACCGGACACCCTCTCGTCCTTCTGCACGGTCTGGCCGGCCACGCGGGCGAATGGGACGTCCTGGCCCGTGCCCTGAGTCCTCGGTACCGGGTCATCGCCGTCGACCAACGAGGCCACGGCGCCAGCGAACGCCACCCGAGCGACGTCTCCCGCGCCGCCTACGTAGCGGATGCCGTCGCGGTCATCGATCAACTGGCCCTCCGGCAGCCGGTTCTGATGGGGCAGTCGCTCGGTGGCCACACCGCCATGCTCACCGCTGCCGCGCACCCCGGCCTGATCCGCGCGCTCGTACTCGTCGAGGCCGGGCCCGGCGGGGCGGGGCCGAAGGTTCCCGCCGAGATCGGCAGATGGCTCGACACCTGGCCGACACCCTTTCCCACGAGGCAGGCAGCCGTACGGTTCCTCGGCGGCGGACCGGTCGGCGAGGGCTGGGCATCCGGGCTCGAGGAACGCGACGGTGGATGGTGGCCGCGCTTCGACCGCGATGTGATGGTCGGCTCCCTGGCCGAGAACGTCCGGCGTTCCTACTGGGACGAATGGGCAGGCGTCGCATGCCCGACCCTGACCGTCCTCGGCCAGTCCGGAATCATCACGCCGCAGGAGGCCGACGGCATGTTCCGGCAACGGCCGCATACTGTCGCCGTGAGCATCCCGGGGACGGGACACGATGTCCATCTGGAGCAGCCCGACGTCCTGCGGCAGGTACTCCAGGGGTTCCTTTCGGAGGTCCTGGCAGCGGCCCCTCCTCAGTCGGCGCGTGCGGAACGGGCGTAG
- a CDS encoding PadR family transcriptional regulator — MALRHAVLAALLDGEYSGYQLAKAFDIGVANFWHALPQQLYAELAKLEKEGLVTGRQVVQETRPNKRLFQVTDAGRAELEKFAAAVSKPSFIRDDLLVKVQVADRIGTDSVIEQLQERAAAAEAKIELLGKVLRQLRGDADEEEFLLRGERIGPYLTCLRGLAFEQEHRDWCRRIAAVLQERQSTHAER; from the coding sequence ATGGCCTTGCGACATGCCGTGCTGGCGGCGCTGCTGGACGGTGAGTACAGCGGATACCAGCTGGCGAAGGCGTTCGACATCGGCGTCGCGAACTTCTGGCACGCCCTGCCGCAGCAGCTGTACGCGGAGCTGGCCAAGCTGGAGAAGGAAGGACTGGTCACGGGGCGGCAGGTGGTCCAGGAGACCCGGCCCAACAAACGTCTGTTCCAGGTCACCGACGCCGGTCGCGCCGAGCTGGAGAAGTTCGCCGCAGCCGTGTCGAAGCCCTCGTTCATCCGCGACGATCTGCTCGTCAAGGTCCAGGTCGCCGACCGCATCGGCACGGATTCGGTGATCGAACAGCTCCAGGAGCGGGCCGCCGCGGCCGAGGCCAAGATCGAGCTTCTCGGCAAGGTGCTGCGGCAGCTGCGCGGCGACGCGGACGAGGAGGAGTTCCTCCTCCGGGGCGAGCGGATCGGGCCGTATCTGACCTGTCTGCGCGGGCTGGCCTTCGAGCAGGAGCACCGTGACTGGTGCCGGCGGATCGCGGCCGTTCTCCAGGAAAGGCAGTCGACGCATGCCGAGCGGTGA
- a CDS encoding amidase family protein: protein MARGPQAPAGPGRGTGRLDCFRHGLLDDEAVLPGAEDFPSPFQLRQKVLAHSRLLTVLDDFTARRADFEPWFADLLDGARTVTAADLAAYWTHRSRLDHWTAELFERYDLLLMPTVPTTAWPAQGPDVAKAVAERTVPISYTSVFNDTGHPAISVPAGLAPDGLPCAVQLVAPHHREDLVLAAARTIETAHGPLRPPVPAG from the coding sequence ATGGCTCGCGGGCCACAGGCGCCTGCCGGCCCCGGGCGCGGCACCGGGCGCCTCGACTGCTTCCGGCACGGCCTGCTGGACGACGAAGCGGTGCTGCCCGGGGCCGAGGACTTCCCCTCCCCCTTCCAGCTGCGGCAGAAAGTCCTGGCCCACAGCCGCCTCCTGACCGTCCTGGACGACTTCACCGCCCGGCGCGCCGACTTCGAACCGTGGTTCGCCGACCTCCTGGACGGTGCCCGCACCGTCACGGCCGCCGACCTCGCCGCCTACTGGACGCACCGCTCCCGGCTGGACCACTGGACGGCCGAACTCTTCGAGCGCTACGACCTGCTGCTGATGCCCACCGTGCCGACGACGGCATGGCCCGCACAGGGCCCGGACGTGGCGAAGGCGGTGGCCGAACGGACCGTCCCGATCTCCTACACCTCGGTCTTCAACGACACCGGCCACCCCGCGATCAGCGTGCCCGCCGGCCTCGCCCCGGACGGACTGCCCTGCGCGGTCCAACTCGTCGCGCCGCACCACCGCGAGGACCTCGTACTCGCCGCCGCCCGGACGATCGAGACGGCCCACGGTCCGCTGCGTCCACCGGTGCCGGCGGGCTGA
- a CDS encoding TetR/AcrR family transcriptional regulator, giving the protein MTEAKKDKADAKTPRERYRTQVRAEVKERAWEQIATAGASALSLNAIAKQMGMSGPALYRYFAGRDELITELIRDAYRSLADTVGAASAAGADLAGLAHALRGWALEDPQRYFLIYGTPVPGYHAPDDITGISNEIMATLLDACTPLAPDALDIPATPFRTHLEDHRAWAGDHPAPPAALHRALTFWTRLHGVLSLELAGHFTAMGFDPDLFFEAELDDLPAR; this is encoded by the coding sequence ATGACGGAGGCGAAGAAGGACAAGGCGGACGCGAAGACCCCGCGTGAGCGCTACCGCACCCAGGTGCGCGCGGAGGTCAAGGAACGTGCGTGGGAGCAGATCGCCACGGCGGGGGCGTCCGCGCTCTCCCTCAACGCCATCGCCAAGCAGATGGGCATGAGTGGACCCGCGCTCTACCGATACTTCGCCGGCCGTGACGAGCTGATCACCGAGCTCATCCGGGACGCCTACCGAAGCCTCGCCGACACCGTCGGCGCGGCCTCGGCCGCCGGTGCCGACCTGGCCGGACTGGCCCACGCCCTGCGCGGCTGGGCCCTGGAGGACCCTCAGCGGTACTTCCTCATCTACGGCACCCCCGTCCCCGGCTACCACGCGCCCGACGACATCACCGGCATCTCCAACGAGATCATGGCGACCCTCCTCGACGCCTGCACACCGCTCGCCCCGGACGCCCTGGACATCCCCGCGACACCGTTCCGCACCCATCTGGAAGACCACCGGGCCTGGGCCGGCGACCACCCGGCCCCGCCCGCGGCGCTGCACCGGGCCCTGACCTTCTGGACCCGGCTGCACGGCGTCCTGTCCCTGGAACTGGCCGGCCACTTCACCGCAATGGGCTTTGATCCCGATCTGTTCTTCGAGGCCGAACTGGACGACCTGCCGGCACGCTGA
- a CDS encoding AfsR/SARP family transcriptional regulator: MRFRILGPLEVFDGTHWRGISAAKPRALLATLLVQRDVPVPADRLGAELWGEREPKAATNLIQQYVMRLRRELGDRQGRLLVTRPPGYQMVLAGEDDVDAAAFTRLGDSGRAALAVGDAERAAGLLAQALALWRGPALADVPTGPLVEAEAARLAEQRLDVLQSRVEADLACGRHAALVPELRQSVREHPLREGLWGQLMLALYRSGRQAEALDAYREVHRLLAGELSIEPSTPLCDLQLRMLRGDPRLDLPEPEPELEAEAKAEAETGTEAKAGAGAGNRPERGARRRHRPESQPSEGAAQDGHPSTAPRQLPAAVGGFAGRRGELRLLDGLPGDASAGPGPAVCVIAGTAGAGKTTLALHWAHRAAPHFPDGQLYVNLHGFAPATGPMPPGEAIRGFLEALSVAPERIPDALEARAALLRTETAGRRLLFVLDNAADAAQVRPLLPGSAGCAVVVTSRSQLAGLAVTDGALLLSLDVLPREEARELLAARLGTDRVAAEPEPVTELIDLCARLPLALAVTAARAAGRPGFPLSAVVAELRDVRGRLEALDAGEGVSSVRAVFSWSYRRLDSGTARVFRLLGLHPGRDVAAPAVAALACLPVREAAAALTALARVHLITEHRPGRYSFHDLLRAYATDLTVAEDPEDGRTAALHRLLDHCLHSARAARGHLAPARSEVPLPPPVPGSVPHRPEDHEQAMAWFESEHAVLLAVADAAGPAGFDGHAWQLPLAMADFLHLSGRWHEWVTSQRTAIVAARKQGDRAGTALCHCESGRAAIRMRRYAEADQELLRALELQRGLGDLTAQADTLRTLAWSSEQQGDYRAALHRVAQVLELQRAVGNLAGQAGALNNLGWCLTHLGEHEKALARCREALRLHRAGGTLLGAAYVWETLGFIHHAMGQYSEAVDSYRQCRNGFRRFGNRYGEADALRNLGESLREAGDPEAAREAWRDALVILGQLDHPDADVVRELLRTTAG; the protein is encoded by the coding sequence ATGCGCTTTCGGATCCTCGGGCCGCTCGAAGTGTTCGACGGCACCCACTGGCGGGGGATCTCCGCCGCCAAGCCCCGCGCGCTGCTCGCCACCCTGCTGGTGCAGCGCGATGTCCCCGTGCCGGCGGACCGGCTGGGGGCGGAGCTGTGGGGTGAGCGCGAACCCAAGGCCGCCACCAATCTGATTCAGCAGTACGTGATGCGGCTGCGCCGTGAACTCGGGGACCGGCAGGGCCGGTTGCTGGTAACCCGGCCGCCCGGCTACCAGATGGTGCTGGCCGGCGAGGACGATGTGGACGCCGCCGCCTTCACTCGGCTCGGCGACTCGGGCCGGGCGGCGCTCGCGGTCGGCGATGCGGAACGGGCGGCGGGTCTGCTGGCCCAGGCGCTCGCGCTGTGGCGCGGCCCCGCGCTCGCCGATGTGCCGACCGGGCCGCTGGTCGAGGCGGAGGCCGCGCGGCTGGCCGAGCAGCGGCTCGACGTCCTTCAGTCCCGCGTCGAAGCCGACCTGGCCTGCGGCCGGCACGCCGCGCTGGTGCCGGAGCTGCGGCAGTCGGTGCGTGAGCACCCGCTCCGGGAGGGGTTGTGGGGTCAGCTGATGCTGGCGCTGTACCGGTCGGGGCGGCAGGCGGAGGCGCTCGACGCCTACCGGGAGGTGCACCGGCTGCTGGCCGGCGAGCTGAGCATCGAGCCGTCCACCCCGCTGTGCGATCTGCAACTGCGCATGCTGCGTGGCGACCCCCGGCTCGACCTCCCTGAACCTGAACCTGAACTTGAGGCTGAGGCCAAGGCTGAGGCTGAGACCGGGACCGAGGCCAAGGCCGGGGCCGGAGCCGGGAACCGACCCGAGCGCGGGGCCCGGCGCCGGCACCGGCCCGAGTCGCAGCCGTCCGAGGGAGCCGCCCAGGACGGGCATCCGTCGACCGCACCACGCCAACTGCCCGCCGCCGTCGGCGGGTTCGCCGGGCGCCGGGGCGAGCTGCGACTGCTGGACGGGCTGCCCGGTGACGCGTCCGCCGGGCCGGGCCCGGCCGTCTGCGTGATCGCCGGCACCGCGGGCGCGGGGAAGACCACCCTGGCGCTGCACTGGGCGCACCGCGCGGCGCCGCACTTCCCGGACGGCCAGCTGTACGTGAACCTGCACGGTTTCGCCCCCGCCACCGGGCCGATGCCGCCCGGCGAGGCGATCCGCGGCTTCCTGGAAGCGCTGTCGGTGGCGCCGGAGCGGATCCCGGACGCGCTGGAGGCGCGGGCGGCGCTGCTGCGCACCGAGACCGCCGGTCGCCGCCTGCTGTTCGTACTCGACAACGCCGCCGACGCCGCCCAGGTCCGCCCGCTGCTGCCGGGCAGCGCCGGCTGCGCCGTGGTCGTCACCAGCCGCAGCCAGCTGGCCGGTCTCGCCGTCACCGACGGCGCCCTGTTGCTCTCCCTCGACGTGCTGCCCCGGGAGGAGGCGCGCGAACTGCTGGCCGCCCGGCTCGGTACGGACCGGGTGGCCGCGGAGCCGGAGCCGGTGACCGAGCTGATCGACCTGTGCGCCCGCCTGCCGCTGGCGCTGGCCGTGACCGCCGCCCGCGCCGCCGGCCGGCCCGGGTTCCCGCTGAGCGCCGTGGTGGCCGAACTACGCGACGTCAGGGGGCGGTTGGAAGCGCTGGATGCCGGTGAGGGGGTGAGCAGCGTACGGGCGGTGTTCTCGTGGTCGTACCGCCGGCTGGACTCCGGCACGGCCCGGGTGTTCCGGCTGCTCGGGCTGCACCCCGGCCGGGATGTCGCAGCGCCCGCGGTGGCGGCGCTGGCCTGTCTGCCCGTACGGGAGGCCGCCGCGGCGCTGACCGCGCTGGCCCGCGTACATCTGATCACCGAGCACCGTCCCGGCCGGTACTCCTTCCACGACCTGCTGCGCGCCTACGCCACCGATCTGACGGTGGCCGAGGATCCCGAGGACGGACGCACCGCGGCGCTGCACCGCCTGCTCGACCACTGCCTGCACTCCGCGCGCGCCGCCCGCGGGCACCTCGCCCCGGCCCGCAGCGAGGTGCCGCTGCCGCCACCGGTGCCCGGCTCCGTGCCCCACCGCCCGGAGGATCACGAGCAGGCGATGGCGTGGTTCGAGTCGGAACACGCCGTGCTGCTCGCGGTCGCGGACGCGGCGGGCCCGGCCGGATTCGACGGCCATGCCTGGCAACTCCCGCTCGCCATGGCGGACTTCCTCCATCTCAGCGGCCGCTGGCACGAGTGGGTGACCTCCCAGCGGACGGCCATCGTGGCGGCCCGTAAGCAGGGCGACCGCGCCGGGACGGCCCTGTGCCACTGCGAGTCGGGCCGGGCCGCGATCCGTATGAGACGGTACGCGGAGGCCGACCAGGAGCTGTTGCGGGCGCTGGAGCTCCAGCGCGGTCTGGGCGATCTGACGGCGCAGGCCGACACGTTACGGACGCTCGCCTGGTCGTCCGAGCAGCAGGGCGACTACCGCGCCGCCCTCCACCGCGTCGCGCAGGTGCTGGAACTGCAGCGGGCGGTCGGCAACCTGGCCGGGCAGGCCGGTGCGCTGAACAACCTCGGCTGGTGTCTCACCCACCTGGGCGAGCACGAGAAGGCGCTCGCCCGCTGCCGCGAGGCGCTGCGGCTGCACCGTGCCGGGGGCACCCTGCTGGGGGCGGCGTACGTCTGGGAGACCCTCGGCTTCATCCATCACGCCATGGGGCAGTACTCCGAGGCCGTCGACAGCTACCGCCAGTGCCGGAACGGGTTCCGCCGGTTCGGCAACCGTTACGGCGAGGCGGATGCGTTGCGCAACCTCGGCGAGAGCCTCCGCGAGGCCGGCGACCCGGAGGCCGCCCGGGAGGCCTGGCGCGACGCCCTCGTCATCCTCGGCCAGCTGGATCACCCGGACGCGGACGTGGTGCGCGAGCTGCTGCGGACGACGGCGGGCTGA
- a CDS encoding HesA/MoeB/ThiF family protein — MVGEDLVIVFDPRESITLEDPEGKIGALLAALGDEPRSIPELRAALAARGVDVTEDELGKGVEGLAGLGLIERAEGRRTDDPAVDERHFSNLAFFGTFAGLDRHRTDFLRRVRDAHVLVLGVGGGGSSLVQCLAGLGVGRLTLLDHDRVESRNFARQFLYRHEDIGRSKVERARAWVRAYDPDIEVRTVDRWVAGPEDLADVTDGIDLIAGGLDGHPDAGLWVNEAAVRAGVPMVAGGATRTLLSYISVNPGVSPCLACEFSQRPVEGTASAAAEDIVYGMRTTNPLIGPVAMQVGSLIALESLRYLTGFQEPLAAGARIRLDLRDGLAGTRVPFPDVPDCPVCALAPVRVAAA; from the coding sequence GTGGTGGGAGAGGACCTGGTCATCGTCTTCGACCCCCGTGAGTCGATCACTCTGGAGGACCCCGAGGGGAAGATCGGCGCGCTCCTCGCCGCGCTGGGAGATGAACCGCGGAGCATCCCCGAACTGCGCGCCGCACTCGCCGCCCGGGGCGTCGACGTGACCGAGGACGAGCTCGGCAAGGGCGTCGAGGGGCTGGCCGGCCTGGGGCTGATCGAGCGCGCCGAGGGCAGGCGCACCGACGATCCGGCGGTGGACGAGCGGCACTTCTCCAACCTCGCGTTCTTCGGCACCTTCGCCGGCCTCGACCGGCACCGCACCGATTTCCTGCGGCGGGTGCGCGACGCGCATGTCCTGGTGCTCGGCGTGGGCGGCGGCGGTTCCTCGCTGGTGCAGTGTCTGGCGGGTCTCGGTGTCGGCAGGTTGACGCTGCTGGACCACGACCGGGTCGAATCCCGCAACTTCGCCCGGCAGTTCCTCTACCGGCACGAGGACATCGGCCGTTCGAAGGTCGAGCGCGCCAGGGCCTGGGTGCGGGCGTACGACCCGGACATCGAGGTGCGCACCGTCGACCGATGGGTGGCCGGTCCCGAGGACCTCGCCGACGTCACCGACGGCATCGATCTGATAGCGGGCGGCCTGGACGGACACCCCGACGCCGGTCTGTGGGTGAACGAGGCCGCCGTCCGGGCCGGTGTGCCGATGGTCGCCGGCGGTGCCACCCGCACGCTGCTCTCGTACATCTCCGTGAACCCCGGCGTGAGCCCCTGCCTGGCGTGCGAGTTCTCGCAGCGACCGGTGGAGGGCACCGCGTCGGCGGCCGCGGAGGACATCGTGTACGGCATGCGGACCACCAACCCGCTCATCGGTCCGGTGGCCATGCAGGTCGGCTCGCTGATCGCGCTGGAGAGCCTGCGTTACCTGACCGGGTTCCAGGAGCCGCTGGCCGCCGGTGCCCGGATCCGCCTCGATCTGCGCGACGGCCTCGCGGGCACCCGGGTGCCGTTCCCCGATGTTCCCGACTGCCCGGTGTGCGCGCTGGCTCCGGTACGGGTGGCCGCCGCATGA
- a CDS encoding GNAT family N-acetyltransferase, which produces MNASPTLSATEIITDRLRLRKAHDADIDGLIELQTDPQLREHLGGPRPRSVVEQYFDAHGIGAIAGRPGTYVIADKETDRFIGTLALDRRSADLPGHVTEEGGELELSYLLRRGSWGAGLAFEAATAVLRAAAGELPDQPVLVVTQTANERSLKLATRLGFQYRGTFEAHDAEQTLAVVDLHSFKSRSPLSGPR; this is translated from the coding sequence ATGAACGCATCGCCCACGCTGTCCGCCACTGAGATCATCACGGATCGCCTCCGGCTGCGAAAAGCGCACGACGCCGACATCGACGGCCTCATCGAGCTCCAGACCGATCCACAACTCCGTGAGCACCTCGGTGGCCCGCGGCCCCGTAGCGTCGTCGAGCAGTACTTCGACGCGCACGGCATCGGTGCCATCGCGGGCAGACCCGGTACCTACGTCATCGCCGACAAGGAAACCGACCGGTTCATCGGGACACTCGCGCTCGACCGCCGCTCCGCCGACCTGCCCGGACACGTCACCGAGGAAGGCGGGGAGCTGGAGCTGAGCTATCTGCTCCGGCGCGGAAGCTGGGGCGCGGGTCTGGCATTCGAGGCCGCCACGGCTGTGTTGCGCGCCGCCGCCGGCGAACTGCCCGACCAGCCGGTCCTGGTGGTGACTCAGACGGCCAACGAGCGTTCCCTCAAGCTCGCCACCCGTCTCGGCTTCCAGTACAGGGGAACCTTCGAGGCGCATGACGCGGAGCAGACCCTCGCAGTGGTCGACCTGCACTCGTTCAAGTCCCGGTCTCCGCTGTCCGGCCCACGCTGA
- a CDS encoding alpha/beta fold hydrolase — MDKVFSSDGTAIAYEQQGSGPAVVLVGGAFMTRGDSAALAGLLAERFTVITYDRRGRGDSGDSSAYDVQREVEDLDALIERVGGEAMVFGMSSGAVLALEAVARGSAVSRLALYEPPFIVDTTRPPLPADYVDHLKALVAREAFGDAVAYFMTAAVGMPAEAVAGMRQAPFWAGMEATARTLPYDGQVMGDTMSGRPLPADRWQSVTVPVLVGSGDADEHMLKGARELAALADNFTLHTIAGQDHNIDPKSLAPVLDGFFAAGQKA; from the coding sequence ATGGACAAGGTGTTCTCGTCCGACGGCACGGCCATCGCCTACGAGCAGCAGGGCTCGGGCCCCGCGGTGGTGCTCGTCGGCGGCGCCTTCATGACCCGTGGCGACTCCGCCGCACTTGCCGGTCTGCTGGCCGAGCGGTTCACCGTGATCACGTACGACCGCCGGGGCCGCGGAGACAGCGGGGACAGCTCGGCGTACGACGTGCAGCGCGAGGTCGAGGACCTGGACGCGCTGATCGAGCGCGTGGGCGGCGAGGCGATGGTCTTCGGCATGTCCTCCGGTGCGGTTCTGGCGCTGGAGGCCGTGGCCCGGGGCAGTGCCGTCTCCCGCCTGGCCCTGTACGAACCGCCGTTCATCGTCGACACCACCCGCCCTCCGCTGCCCGCCGACTACGTCGACCACCTGAAGGCGCTCGTGGCCCGGGAGGCATTCGGCGATGCTGTCGCCTACTTCATGACCGCGGCCGTGGGCATGCCCGCCGAGGCCGTCGCCGGGATGCGGCAAGCCCCCTTCTGGGCCGGGATGGAGGCCACCGCCCGCACCCTGCCGTACGACGGTCAGGTCATGGGCGACACCATGTCCGGCCGCCCGCTGCCCGCCGACCGCTGGCAGTCCGTGACGGTCCCCGTCCTCGTCGGCAGCGGTGATGCCGACGAGCACATGCTGAAGGGGGCGCGGGAACTCGCCGCGCTGGCGGACAACTTCACCCTGCACACCATTGCCGGCCAGGACCACAACATCGACCCGAAGTCCCTCGCTCCCGTCCTGGACGGTTTCTTCGCCGCCGGGCAGAAGGCCTGA
- a CDS encoding TetR/AcrR family transcriptional regulator, with protein MDNRSARKHQAILEAATTVFLSKGYSGTSMDDIAKLAAVSKQTVYKHFADKEKLFSEIVLATTDRIDGMIDLVAAVPADADALEENLTRFARQFLAALTRPQVLQLRRLIIANADAFPELGAAWYEQGFERVLVTLSETFRHLADEGLLRTDDTMLAAHHFAGLLLWIPVNKAMFHGSAQHTEGDLDHYAAAGVRAFLAAHR; from the coding sequence ATGGACAACCGTTCAGCGCGCAAGCACCAGGCGATCCTGGAGGCCGCGACCACGGTGTTTCTGAGCAAGGGCTACTCGGGAACGAGCATGGACGACATCGCGAAACTGGCCGCGGTGTCCAAGCAGACGGTCTACAAGCACTTCGCGGACAAGGAGAAGCTGTTCTCCGAGATCGTCCTGGCCACCACCGATCGCATCGACGGCATGATCGACCTGGTGGCCGCCGTCCCCGCGGACGCCGATGCCCTGGAAGAGAACCTGACCCGGTTCGCCCGCCAGTTCCTGGCCGCCCTCACCCGGCCCCAGGTCCTTCAGCTGCGACGTCTGATCATCGCCAATGCCGATGCCTTCCCCGAGCTGGGTGCCGCCTGGTACGAGCAGGGCTTCGAAAGGGTCCTGGTCACCCTGTCGGAAACCTTCCGGCATCTCGCCGACGAGGGTCTGCTCCGGACCGACGACACGATGCTGGCGGCCCATCACTTCGCCGGTCTGTTGCTGTGGATCCCCGTGAACAAGGCCATGTTCCACGGCAGTGCCCAGCACACCGAGGGAGACCTCGACCACTACGCCGCCGCCGGCGTCCGCGCCTTCCTCGCCGCCCACCGCTGA